AAGAACTAAATAGAGGAAAATTTACATAGGAGAGTCAAACTCTATCTTCTACTAACAAGGAGTCAAAGTCCCTCTCATGGCTTCCACTGAAACTGCACAAAGATTCGATCAGAGTGACAATGTAAGATCCCCTAGTTACTGATTCGTGACTCCAGCAACCAACACTGACTTTCGGGGAAGATGGGGCGCTAAACAAAATAAACCATCCAGACAAGAAGAAAACTCCAGACTATGAAATCAAGAAGAAAATTATTCCAAAGCCTAACTGGCAGATACCCCAGTTTTGTGCCACTTAACACTAGACTGAGAAAAACCTCAGAAAATATAGTAGTCTTGTATTGATAGGGATATGGACTGCTAaccagagttggaagagacctagcTTCTACAATTCTCTTTCAAATTAAAACTAAACAATGCTTTTCTCCTAATCAAGAAACCTCCCTGTTCAGAAGTGACTCTTTTTCTAATAAGACTACTAAATTAAAACTATTTGATTTATATTAATCCATCATTACGATGGATAGTTCTTCATTCATTTCTAAGGACACAGTGTACTATCTGCATGATCTACAAGAAGCCTTGCACTGTAAGCATATGTACAGAATAAATACAACTTACAGATGTACTCTGCAGTGTGGATGTATATCAAAGTCTGCTCTATTTCAACCATTCAATCCAAGCGGAGACAATGAGGGGGCATGGATGTAATGGTTGAATTTGGTACAATATCTATAAATGGAGAACTGTTAGGCCAAAATGCATGGTCAAAAAGAATTTGTGAGGTGCTTCAATCTTTCCCATTTCTTGAGTGAACAGAGGCAATTCACTTTGAACAGGAAACGGATCGAATGCAAAGGCTTTAGAATAGATATAGAATTCAAGCTGCAAAGACAGGCtgaagttacatttaaaaaaaaatgtatgccaATCTCATGCTCATTAATGCGAGAGGCTAACAGCACCATACAGAGCAAAACCTGATTCAAATAGGcctccctggctcctcccagGACATGACCTGCAATGTCATTGCTATCAATTCAAAGCCACTCTTGAGCCATGACTATCCTATGAACTTGAGCTAGGCTTTTCTGATGTGAACCAGTCTCCCCTACACAGAGGCCAATTCATTTTCACCTATGACCATGCCCAGGATTACAGAAGTTAGTATCTTTGTGGACTAAAAAAAGTCTCTGCATGATTCATCTCACATGTCCTAACATGGGCATGTCTGCTAGAAAAGAATTATAATAAAAGAGGTATTTGTATCAACACAAAACCACATTATCTGGACACACGCTGCTGGAAATAAGAACAATACAAGACAAACCATCGCAACCATGAAATTGAACAACTACCATGAATACTGTCAATCCTCACAGAACTTAAGCAGGAGAGGCTGCATTATGCAAACTGAAGTCATGAATTTAACGATACTTGCCTTAGAGGGAAGACAGATTTTTCAAAACTTGTCAAGAAAGCAGTATCAGTTTTTCAAGCTAGAAAAGATTTAATACTTTTTAAACTCTGCAGCAAACTGGTCAGGCTACATTCTTGTGAAGTTTTTCCTCAATTTAAATTGCTTTACTTGTGATCATTAATTAAGTCTACCATACTGTAAACAACAGCTCCCACAGTTAATCATAGCACTTCCAataattttgcttcagtcttgtAACAGAAAAGACAGACAGTTCTGCATGTAATACATGTCTCTCACTTTAAAATACAATCTCTCAGCCTGCAACAGGCAACACATATAGGTAACTTATTTACTCTCTGGGTCTGCAAACAAAGACATTTAATAGTAAGATCAGTCACTTGTTTAAAAAATTTGTTTTAGTATATTTAAAATGGACAGTTTTGATTAGTAAAGCTGTGAGATGCCTACCCACTTCCAAACAGAAACATACCAACCTCCCAGACTGTCTTATAACACAACTTCACAGacattttattttgcaaatatAAACAGTTGGTGCTACTGAATAGCACAAAAATGCTAAAAAGAAAACTTGACCGAGTTTCATAAAACTGAAGGGTCTAATTTTTACCTGGTATCCCTTTAGGTAGTCAAGGGTTCAGATGTAGACAGCGCTTTCAAAAACAGACCAAAAAAGGCAGTTTTAATATTCCCTGATATCTCAAATTGCTTAAACGCTAAAGAGCTCATGCAAACTTCGCCTGTGCTTTGTTCTTCTAGGAGTGCTGTATTTTGGATTCATTTTTGAAACAAATGTTATCTACAAAGACCAATCCATTTTTCACCTCCTCTCCAAGGGCTTTGGAAGATATTGTCAATAGTGTTTTATTTCAGAAACAATGTTTGCTTTCCAATAAAAGCCAgctttttaatgaaaagtttATACTCCCCAAACAGACTGTTTGTGAGACTCCAAATCATGGTTTCCAATCTGATAACTACAAACAAGGGTGCAAATATGTCATTGCATAAAATTTGTTTTCAGTGCAGTAAATTCAGGGCAGCTGAGCGCTATTACCAGCCACTTTGGCAATGAGGTACTTCTTTCGCCACCCACCCACCTTTTTCCCTCCCATATTATAGACCTACATTACAAAATAAGCTTGGTGGTCACTTGCTGGCTAAATTTATTAGGGtactttttaaaatacctttcTCTCAACATCAAACTATAAAAGCACCTTTGGCTTTGTGTTCAAAGCAAATTAATGTTATGAGCTGCAGGAGAGATTTTATCCCTCTGAATGGAACCACACAAGCAGTTCAGTTCTTCAATATTCCAGTTGTATGGAGGGTCTTCAATAGACCAGTTAGCTCACAATGTTGCTTGTCAACAGCATCtcctttaaaataatgtttttcctttaaaaacggAGTTGGTAACCCGCAGGTTACGCCGTTACAGTTTCCACAGCAATGTCAGTAGGCTGCTCTGTTTCCACCACAGTGGCTGCAGACTCTTCCATTTCCTCTGACGATACCACAACCGCATCCACCTCAGCAACCTCTTCAACCACTGTAAGCTCAGCACCATTGGGCTGCTGTCTTGCCATGGCTTCAAGCTTTAGCCGGTATTGCTctgcttcttgttctttcttcatCAGCTGGCTTCGATATTCTTGCGCCTTTCTGTTTGCCTCGTGCAACTGCTGCTGTAACATTTCCCTTTCACTATCGTCCTACAAAACAAGACAGACTGACTAGTGCTTAAATGAGTCAGCAGCTTGCGCCTGTATCTGGGATGCAAGCACTAATACACAATACCTAGACACAGGTAAGAAAGGACTGACTAAGTGCATAGAGAGATAATGGGATGTCTCACGGCACAGGGATACAAAGCCTTTTGCCACTACTCATTGGTAAATCTAAAACAGGGCTGGGTTGTATCACCAAAGGGCTGATTAGTGGCCTATATTAAGTGAAATCAAGTTGCACAGAGTATATGTTAAGGCAGAAACTGTCTGTTGGACTATTCAGCAAGGTAGGCTAGGGACAGTTCTCTAGTATAAGTGACCCCATAAGGATGGATTAGTGGGGTTCCCATATTTCTTTATAATCCAGATGCAAAAGCAACAGTGTTGGCAACTAGGGAGAGGGCTAGAGAAATAGACTAAACAAAAAAGAACCCACAACACCTAGTGGCCCCCAAAACCAAAAGGTAAGTTCTGCCACCAAAAATACATATCCTTCCAAACGGGAGGGTGCTGGATAAGTTATCTGACATTCTTTAAAACAGCAGCTGGAATGTGGAGAGGTCAGTCTCACATTGGGTCTGTCATCACTGCAGTTTTAGAGGGAGTTCTAAATAATAGAGCAGAGTATAATGCTTCAACTCAATAGCCTGGGCTCAAAAATTAACTAACTGACAAGATTTACAGAAAGAGTGACTTGGAAGAGACTCTtccttcccaccaccagtgaCTCAATTGCTAACACCACTTGCCCTGTGACCTAGGGGGCAGAGCACTTCACTGCCACGAGGGAGACTTGGTTtctcattccctgctctgccactggcatGCTGGGTGACAGTATGCAAGTCACTttccccctttctgtgcctcagtttccccctccttaAATGGGGTCAATGATACTCACCTCTATAAAGCATTGATATCTACTAATGAACAGCACTACATAAGAGTTAGGAGGTATTACTGTATTGCATATTAACTGATCATACAGATTGAGCAGAAAGAATGAGAAACATTATAGTGAGAGTTTTCAGAAATGGGAAAGACACTATCATTgactaaatttaaaaatcaatttgggCCACTTTTTTTTTGAGTTATTGTTTAACTATACTTGAACCCCTACATTCTCAGTTCAGAGCAGACTGATAATTTAGACTGCACCCATTTTCTATGAAAGTTACAAACAGGAACTTTTACCTGGTTTTCCTCCAAATCATTTACATTTTGGTCAACTTTTTGCTTCTTTGCTGGTGGATGTTCCTCTtctacatcatcatcatcttcttctTCAATAACAGTCTCTTCTGCAACCTGACCAGCAGGTACAGTTAAAACTACAAGTCAAGGAATATTAAATGCAGGAAATGAATATACAATGGATTACAGATGCTTTTGTACATAAATCCAGAGACAGACAACTTCGAAATTAATGCATGAGGGAGGTGCAGCTCTGCACAAAAGTGGTGGGAAACTTAATCATTTCTAAATTCTACTGAAGGGATGCAGAGCTTCTTATCAAGTCCCAGGTTACATTTGCTTGTTCATATCTTGCATTAAGACATCCTATTTGCTACAGCAAGAAGAAAGTTTCAGAGCCCATTCACCACCTAGCTGGGAGAATCTTAAGTCaaaggtgaatttttttttggttaaaaacaCTCCCTATTATAGAGAATACTATAGTTCTTTCATCACCCTGTTCTTGTCAATAGTATAGCAATTGAATTAagaagtcccttccaatcctagtaTTCTATGATATGAACTACTGTGTTCTATCAAGAGTTCTAATTAGGAACATTGACAGAACAAACTACAGATCAATAATTATGTGTAGACATTTGACAAAATTCTGAATAATAAATTTGAGAAAATTGCTTTCCATTCATGGACAGTTTGCAAACAggtgaaatgaaaataaataccaTATATCCCATTCATAAGCCAaacttttttttagtaaaaaagggaagcatcagagaagggggttggcttatgaacaggtagagagggagaggtgggacacagccctcCCCCCAACATAGTGAgtaaggagaggcagcacagccagaagggaagaggtaggGCCAGAGTCTCCccgcttctggccatgctgctgtccctcagcctctgaagcagctgcagttccagggctggcaggctgtgtCCAGGTCAAAAACATCCTCCCCTTGCCCTCCCCAGAttaggtgggaagggatgggctggggagagtgtgggggtcccgggctaggAGTTGGGTCATGTGGGGGATTGTCATGGGGTTGCTCCCCTAACGCCcagcaccccctccaccccccaaaaatttccccaccagttgctgccCCGGCCTGACAGGGTAAGTAGCTGGCacgccaggacactttgtttacttaggtttacctctgtgcctgagGACGCTCGAGGAAAAAAACCATCTCGGCCtcccagcggcttatcctgatggtcTGGGATCCAAAGTTTGCTgatccctgaattatagggttggcttatgaacgggttattaaatttttccatttttaaattatcCATCTTGgtggggttggcttataaatgaaccggctTACGATCGAGTAATTCATTATGACTGGTCTACTCATCTCTAAAACTACTTATAACTTTGCATAGGTGTGTTGATCTGTGAAACTGACAGATTAGCATGATCTAAGGCAATATCATTAGAGTAATGGGATGAAAAGGTATACTTAAGCTGACAATCAAGAGAAAGGTCTTAAAACCCAGTTCTATTTAGACTCCGAAATAATCACACAAGGGATAGTGGTAGAAACACAATTGGCTGAGTtatttaaatccagattggaGAGGACACATACAAATCAGGTACTAGGAAACAATCCTAGCCTAGCTGGTGGGAATGCAGCAGATAAATATTTATCATAAACTCTATTAGGTTATCATTACATGTTTCACTCATTTTAATTCAACTATTaatattacaataaaaatgtAGTACTGTTTGTTATATTAGAATGATTATGTAACTAGCTTCAGTCATAAATCTTAATTCTCTCTCCATTCTTTTATAGAGCTCACTGGAAGGTACACATCTGTAGCAGCACACTGCAAGCAAGCTGAACGATGTAATGGCTTcatttttccttcccctccctcccagcccctccaagCCTAGTTTCCTGAGATTCACAAACCTAAGTCTATCTCTGTGCATCTACCtatagctttttttatttttcttaacattAGGAAAGTCTAAAACTGACTTACAGTTTTCTAAACTGAGTAGCCTCTTACCTTGCTGTCCATCTTGCATGGTCACTATAAACGGCTGGCTGATACCACTAGTAGGAATGGCTGTTTGGAGACTGCCCAGTGGAACGCCGTCTGTTACTATCGTAATGACTCGTTGACCTCCACTGCCAACCACCTGTTGTATTGCAGAATCTACAGAATTTGCTTCCACTATTTCCTCTGCGTTAGCTGGAGAAAGCAGAGCAAAACTCctaagttgttttttttgttttttgttttttttaaagaaagcaaagCTTGGAGTAAATGAGTCAATGTTTACTGCACAAGAACCGCAAacactgaagcatctggtatgGAGTAATCTGCAAATGTTAAAAATCTAAAATGGACAGAAAAAATACCAATACAATCATAGCAACTTTTCaatggtaaaaataaataattctctTCGGATACCTAGATGAATTTAAAGCACCAGCattcacaaatacaaataaaactaATACAGTCAAAAGTACTGTCTCAAAAAAATGGGttcaaaggtttaaaaaaagattacatAAGGATTGCTTTTAAAAGATGGCCAACTTGATAATTCTAAAGTCAACTGGTGGTTTCCACATTCTGCACACTGTAAATATAccataaagcagtggttctcaacctacgATCCAATCAGCATAGACCTGTGATTCATGTGACATCCCCAGACCATGTAGGTAGTATATATACTGTGTGGTTGCAGCCCACATAACAAAGAGCTGCACATGTGGTCCACAATGGTAAAAATGCTGAGAATCACTGCCATAGAAGCATCACAAACTGTTTTTTAGAATGAAATACTGTAGAACCCTGTTTTACGAACTAACTGGGACAGAGTTTATAAAATTGAACTTTCTGATTTGATGAACATCTCAAAATTACAGCAGGCACAGTGCATAAATTGCAGTTTGGTGCTGTGAATTATTTTCTTCTTGTCCTTCAAAACCACTGCAAAGCGATTTCCAATACACTGATAGCATCAGAACATAAAGAGGTGTCAACTTGCTCAACTACATCACTTTTACCATGTGATTATTTCTGCCACCCAGGGTCAGGAAAAATAGTTCATGTAAATGGTTGTTCATAATGTTCATAAAATTGAGATTCTATGGTATGcataaaaagaatccaaatgtTACTAGGGCCCCAAGACAGcctaacacttaaaaaaaaacccacaatgagGCTCTGTAAAATTAGAGGAAACATACAAAATAGAGGTGGTGATAAAATCATTCCAAACTATCTGTTTGGTAAAACTGGAGTTTGAAAAAAATAACACTGTCCATATTTGTGTAGTAAGGAGCATCTGACGGAGATACAGGCTGTGTCCTATTCTATTTTTATAGCACGTAGTTGCACAGAACAGTTCTAACAGGATCCAGGTCAAAACAGGACAGAGTGAGAGACTGGTtagtaaaaaaaattctttagcgCTTCATTCAAAGGATCAACTGTTGTCTATAGAAATATCTGAGCTATGACAGACAAATCTATTAGCCTTGCaaagtgatatatctggcagtagttGCAACTCTCTTGAGTTATGCTGAATGAATTCAAATCCTTTTTACAAGCTATACTTAAGTAACCCACTTTCCTTATGATTTCTTGCAGATTATACACTAGGGATTAAATACATTGATGTCAACGCCAGATTCATTCCATTTACCTGTAGCTCTGTTTGAATTGGAAAGAGGAGCTGATGCTTCAGCGAGGGCTGCAAGTGTGGCAAGCACAGAGGTTGTTGAGTTTGAAAACTGCACTGTAGATACACGGGAATCACCTGTTTTGAGGAAATGAAGGCAAGTGAAGGACATTTGCAGTCAGAGTATTTACTATACTATTAAGACTTTATTAAAAGAACTGTTCAAGCAaaaaaaatgctgccaaaaacctACTACTCTACTTGGGCTGTTTTCCCAGCCTATAATTCATACCTAGCATACCCTACTTCAAGATCTGAAACAGTCCCACATACTGTTCTTAGAACATGGTTGAAATAAATACCTTCTACTGAATACTCATTTtactggattttaaaataaatgtatcagAAACAATGCAAAGGAATTAAATGGAGCAAACTGATGCAAGCTAACATGACTTATTCCAACATTGTCACAAAGATCACCTTCAAGTGGCCAGATGGTAATCCACTGGGCTATCAAAATCCAGATTTTGGCACTACAATTAGCTTTCATCCTGAACAGATGTGaacaatgttttcaaagccacacATGATCAAAATACAAGCCCTCACCAGCACAGAATAGACACAGTCTGACTACACAGTCTGAACACATTAGCGTTATGAAAGCAGTTGCTATACATTTAGTTATATTTACCTGACTTTGCAGTGTCACATTAAATTACAGAAttgcaaataccaaaaaaaatttttaaaagcctGTTGACAACCCAAATTCTTTTACTGTGAAATTTTGCCAATCTATAAAGTTTTGACTCCGTTCAGCATTGCTTTTtagaaaacacattttgtttgtcaCAAATCAGAGCTGTTTCTGATTTCAATGTATGGTTTGACAACCAGCTTCACAAAATACGCCAGTCAGTTGAAACCCAACAAAGGAACTAGTGTAAAGACTATCAGAGTCAGCATATCAAGTTCTTGGACTGCAGATTCAGCTTTGTGCAAGGAATAAAAGTCATCCCAATTCCAGTGCAAGAAGTTTCTTCCCTCAACTGAGCACAGTAATCCATTACACTTTGAGACAGTACTGACCGAACAGAAGAAAGAGGGACGAAAGTTAGTATATTCAATATGCTATTTTCAGAAGGTTGTAACGTTACTTCTGAACACAGTTTCTTCAGGCAAGTAAAAGACATTTGCCCTCATTAAGGAGTtagtagttttaaaataaacgTTTTAGTCACCTACAAGCAAGAAGTGGTACAAAGAGTGTCTTCGCTTATGAAAAACATTAAACTATTACTTGCAGGGACTGAAGTACAGTCTCTAATGCCCTCTTGTGGGCAAACAAGGTAAATGCTAATGACATGTTGGGATAAgggcagtgatgagctcccaaaatctTAAGAACCCTACCGGGTTCTCAGCAGCACTTCTGCAGTggtggcggggtgggggtggggtggtctTCACTCGCTCTGCgttttcagcagcaggtccttcacctggagcgagtgaaggacccgccgccgatgtgccgccaaagacct
The genomic region above belongs to Gopherus evgoodei ecotype Sinaloan lineage chromosome 24, rGopEvg1_v1.p, whole genome shotgun sequence and contains:
- the GABPB2 gene encoding GA-binding protein subunit beta-2 is translated as MSLVDLGKRLLEAARKGQDDEVRTLMANGAPFTTDWLGTSPLHLAAQYGHYSTAEVLLRAGVSRDARTKVDRTPLHMAAADGHTHIVELLIRNGADVNAKDMLKMTALHWATEHNHRDVVELLIKYGADVHAFSKFDKSAFDIALDKNNAETLVMLQEAMQNQVNMNPERSNPVTNTVTVSSPFILASGEVLNLASFVSSANTKTTSGDSRVSTVQFSNSTTSVLATLAALAEASAPLSNSNRATANAEEIVEANSVDSAIQQVVGSGGQRVITIVTDGVPLGSLQTAIPTSGISQPFIVTMQDGQQVLTVPAGQVAEETVIEEEDDDDVEEEHPPAKKQKVDQNVNDLEENQDDSEREMLQQQLHEANRKAQEYRSQLMKKEQEAEQYRLKLEAMARQQPNGAELTVVEEVAEVDAVVVSSEEMEESAATVVETEQPTDIAVETVTA